The Trichomycterus rosablanca isolate fTriRos1 chromosome 20, fTriRos1.hap1, whole genome shotgun sequence genomic interval CCTCCTcatgcttggtgatgtaaggcttccGTGCAGCTGCTCGACCGTGTCAATCCATGATGTAAAGCTCTATGAGCAGTTTTTGTCCTCATGTTAATGCCAGAGGAGGTTTGGAACTCTGTAGCTATCCAAGTCAGCAGAGCACTGATGACTTTTATGCACTGTGTGCCTCAGCACTTGACAACCCCGCTTTGTAACTTTACATGATCTTCCACTTCATAGCTGAGTTGGTGTGATATCTAAACGCttccatgttttattaatacCACTTACAGTTGATCATTGAATATCTAGGAGGGTAGAAATGTCACAAACTGCCACACATTCAGTGAGCTCTTTAAaatgacccattctttcacagaCCCAATGtgacccaatacttttgtccataccgTGTATCTTGAATTAATCCTGGCcaagataaataaatgcactttgtgttttgcaCACAGGGAGGGATGTGCTCGGTCTTTCTGCAGGACACAGAGAAGGTGGTCAGCATCTCAAGTGAACACCTGGACCCTGTGACGCCAACCAAAAACAATAAGGTACAATTTGTAGCGGCATACATTACTGTGGGAATTCTGTAGGTCCCAACACTACTGGCTACATTTTATTGACGTTTTGATAATATacataattttaatttattaaatgtagTTAATTGGCTAAGATCAGAGTTCTAATCAGAGTGCTATTAACCAGCCAGGCACATGATTGGCTACTGCGATTATAGCCTCTGCTGGCCATCCTAGGTATCTGCACATGGCTTGCACAATACGTACATATTCTTGCTGACTGTGAGAAcctaaaaaattatttttaaaaaagcaaataaagcacaaaatcattataataacttttatttccataaatgcaaatgcactgaaaatactacacttttaattataaatcaaaacattaacaacatttagccagtttgtgttcatcctttacagaaagttaagaaaaatgaatattaggccgttcaaaaaaatagcagtgccagctagggctgtcgcggtgaaagaatttccccttgcgatattcaacctgtctcaatatcgcggtatgcggtgatatcgccattttttttttttttttttttttttttttttttttttttttttttaaattacttaattaatctggattttagagctatataaacaagctttattgttaggctatgattcggtatattattgctttataatgacaaagaagagacagctttaagaccaatgaaatgcgtgtttaatgttaaatacagaacagagcagggatgcgtgtcttttctctattaaaaaaggtttaaatttagcttctagcctaggataGATATACACtatgaaacgaaaaaaaaaagagtttaggctaaatattttaaacgcacatctaatcaaaatatggtaaaaaaaaatagaataaagaataaagtctgtaagagtttaaacctgcgttatcatgcgcgctagaagaaccaacatgttcatctgatgtggtttagagaggatctgagtggggtagagatgttcccgacgttaccgatgttgcactaatacacgtgtactgatcctgcatgcgactttacagatcaaagcaaatctagcctggttattgcgccactattaactatctatttagtaggtataattaacataatatatactacattttaagttattattcgtttcaatacatttttattcaacgaaaaaatacatttaaatcattccagcaagccagcaagagaatatttgcaggctgcaatgccatattaaccgtcattaagtgttttagtacgccgaggctgtttgaatatagtctaaattacaagtattttattgagtgtgaactcaatttgattattaataaacttgcctataattcctgttgtgattgtttacattttaaaacacaaagcctgacactcagcagcaacgcatgagaacaggttgcgggaaaatgtcgctcctagctcattttcattatgaatttatttaacacttaTTACGCCCGattgtaagcgtataaaacaagatggaccctgcaaaaaaaaaaaagttaagaaagaaagaaaaaacctgaatatcgcggtgatgcggttgcttggcatgccctgcggttggctggtctataccgcgatatttcaaaattgcggttagcgcgacagccctagtgcCAGCAttattctttaaaaactcaaaaaatttatctataaactgaaaatgtttgagttttcgctttactttaaattactgaactaatatttagtggcataacaattgtttccaagatctgtgttgcatggagtcgaccaacttctggcacctctgaacaggtattccagtccaggatgattagactacattccacagttcttcttcatttttgggttttgcctcaaaagaacgtgcttcagatatcagcccacaagttctctatgggattgaagtcaggggattgggctggtcactctattacctcaatcttgtttgtctgtaagcaagatgttttgggtcattgtcatgttaaaacacccattttaagggcatttcttcttcgacatagggcaacatgatgatctcaagtattctgatatacagtcgaatccggttaatcggaccacatcgggacgcgatcgttttggtcctaataaccggctggtccgattacacGAACATGCCCTATGTTACAAGGAATGATAGTGGAATGATAGCTTTCTCGTGTAGACTTTAATCGTGATTGACAGGAGGGAATTCCTTGCACGTGTTGCCGGACACTCTTGTTTACGCTTGACTTCATTTCGCCGAAAAGCGGAGATGCAGATGGATCCAATAACCACGCTGCTGGCTACTGGGTGCTTCGTTGTGGGAAAGAAAGTGGTGGGCGTGTTCACCTCCCGCTGGTTTTGCTCTTGTCAACACAACTTTTCGGATTTCCTGACctttgataaaagcataaattctcccggggagcccaggaatcctcccatatctcgctgacccgctttgcatccgctctaagtggcgacttgtggcttctttttcttattcgctctcacgttctttggtcccattaaacggtattttggtccaaataagcgaataacattacacgtacataataggatttgtttcggtactttaggattcggtccgaataagcgactggtccgattaaccggtggtccaattaaccggattcgactgtatttaaattgatccatgatccctcgtatgtgataaataggcgtaacaccacggtatgagaaacatccccatatcatagttttgtaccaccatgctttactgtcttcacagtgtactttggctcgaattcattgctcgagggtcatctgacatactgtctatggccacttgacccaaaaagaacaattttgctttcaccagtccacaaatgttgagccatttctctttggaccagtcaatgtgttctttgggaaatttgaacccattcaggacacgtctttttcttaataacggaactttgcaaggagttcttgctggtaaattggcttcacttaatcatcttctgtactcactgggaacttcagatgttccttgatctttctggaggtgatcactggctgaacctttgccattctggctattctttgatccattcgaacagtagttccatgcttccttctgcatctttcaggttttggttgtcactttaaggcatttgagatcattttagctgagcagcctatcatttgctgcacttctctgtatgttttttccctctaaaatcaactttttaatcaaagtatgctgttcatcagaacaatgtctggaacaacccattttacccagtatttcagaaggaaacgtgctatgaccaacctgtgcaacatttgccaccctcctaccttaaataagggccaaaatttacacccgttcttctgcagaatgaatgatttcaccaattgaaatcctcactgctattattttgaacaaccccctttcaatcaatgcttcgattactcagaatgaacggcatgcatgtcctaattgttgggtttgttttgttttcaatactctactacactttcaagtaaattatttgctatgtagaaatagcatttctactaaaaacattgatttatcaagttaatgatgttggactgctattttttttaacaccactgtatagcAACCTAGTGGATTGCGTTTCCAGGTGTCAGTGTGAGAACCACAAAGCTTGATTTTTACAGCCACGTTTCGATTAGTGAATGTAAATAGTACATAGAATGATTTTcagtgtgatggttcatcctcTGTGTTTGTCTTGTGTAGGTGAAGGTTATTTTAGGAGAAGACCGAGAAGCCACTGGAGTTCTGCTCAGTATTGATGGAGACGATGGCATTGTACGAATGGAACTGGATGAGCAGCTCAAAATTCTCAATCTCCGCTTCCTTGGAAAACTAGAAGCGTGAGCACATGAACTCTAAATACAGTCGCTGAGCAGTGTCAAgactttttttgttgttatttgtggtTCTGTGTCTAGATTTCAATCAGAAAGTACTTAAGTTGATTTGCTTTTTACattgttttctcattttttaGCAAGTCAGTGTTGTTTTAGTGGATCTTGATTTGATGTAGAGAACTTGATTCATTGTGAATAAATGTCTGGGTTAAAATGCTTTACACACTCACATTATGATTTCTTGTTGTCTTTTTATTCCTGCCCCCGATATCATATTCTACAAAATTTAAAGTAGTCTGATtatagaataataattataaagtcTTTTTAAGCTGCTACCTATTAGAGCACTGACCCATGCTGTGATCAGGAGCAGGGCTCTTTGGGATGCTCATAGTTGATTGGGAAGTAAAAGATGGTGGCGTTCTTAGGACACGGATGTccggtggtggtgttgctgctcTTGAACGTCTGCATCATCTCCTCTTTCTTGCATCCAAGAGTCACATTCTTGGAGACAAAGATCTTCAACTGCACCCAGGCCTCTCTTTCCTGAaatcacatacaccgatcaggcataacaatatgtgtattttgtgttggtcccccttttgctgccaaaacagccctgactcatcaaggcatggagtctgactaaatattccacagtcaactgtcagtggtattatgaCAGTTGAAGCGATTAGGAACAACAGCAATGCAGCCAAGAAGTGGTAGGatacgtaaaatgacagagcggggtcagcggatgctgaggcacataatGCGCaaaggtcgccaactttctgcggagtcaatcgctacagacctccaaacttcatgtggccttcagattagctcaagaacagcgtgtagagagcttcatggcatgggtttccatggccgagcagctgcatccaagtgcaatgcaaagcggcggatgcagtggtgtaaagcacgccgccactggactctagagaagtggagacgtgttctctggagtaacgaatcacgcttctttatctggcaatctgatggacgagtctgggtttggcggttgccaggagaacggtacttgtctgactgcattgtgccgagtgtaaagtttggtggaggggggattgtggtgtggggttgtttttcaggagttgggctcggccacttagttccagtgaaaggaactcttaatgcttcagcataccaagagattttggacaatttcatgctcccaacttgtgggaacagtttggggatgaccccttcctgttccaacatgactgcgctccagtgcacaaagcaaggtccataaagacgtggatgagcgagtttggtgtggaagaacttgacgcctgcacagtcctgacctcaacccgatagaacacctctgggacgaattagagcggagactgagagccaggccttctcgtccaacatcagtgtctgacctcataaatgcgcttctggaagaatggtcaaaaattcccataaacacactcctaaactttgtggaaagccttcccagaagagttgaagctgttatagccgcgtagggtgggccgacatcatattaaaccctatggattgaGAACGGGATGTCGGCGCCTGAGCggtaatgtgttgatcagggtgtggctctccgtacacaaagctgatgtgcatatgaactcgcctggtgcaggtgaacagataaagtcggctactgcgcacgtgtcggtcTCGGCTCTGCTCAACCATCAATATAGAGGAAGCTTAATGAAATTGGCGTTTCATTTTAACCACACACTAATGCTTAAGCTTGATTACCTTCACGTCCGTGATGCACTGCAAGACGTAGTTGTCTCCGAGCAGCGGCCCCAACGCATCATGCACTTCATCATACTGAAAGCATCAGGGTTGGGTAAGTTAtgcattattactgttgtttttattgctgttACTTGTGTTTAATGTGATGTCATAATTAAAGCACTATTGTTACCTTATATGAGACGTTGCAGGATGGCTTGATGCCCGCAATTGCTagaaggctgttcaaaaaaagaATGAGTTTATTAGCTTTATTTACAATATAGTCTCTCTACAGTGTGCTGTGATAATACAGTACGGGACATTTACCTGTCAAATTCGAAGAGCATTCGAAGTTTGAGGGCAGTCCTGAAATAGTGAGGTGCAGAGCCCATGTTCTCCACGCAGGCTGCACACGTTCCATGTTTGAACCATTCGTCCTTCCTGCACATGTGAGGCaagaaacaattaaatataaGAAATTATATGAACAGCCTTTGCTCgatactttgttgaagcacctttggcagcaattacaaccTCAAGTCTTTTTGAGTGTAatgctacaagcttggcacacctatttttgggcagtttatcccatccCTCCTTGCAGAACCTCTCGAGcgccgtcaggttggatggggagcgtcggtacacaaccattttcagctccttccacagatgttcgattggattcaggtctggactctggctgggccactcaaggacattcacagactttctctgaagccactcctttgttctcttgactgtgtgcttcgggttgtcatgttggaaggtaaacttttgccccagtctgaggtccagagcgctctggagcaggtgttcttcaaggatctcggtgtacttagagtgaaaaataaatgcagctatcaggactagtcgccccaaTCCCGCTGCTGAAAAGCATCCCACATCATGAttctgccaccaccatgcttcactgtagggatggcattagcctgGTTACCTCAAGACGTGATGCTTGGCGTTCAGGCCAAGGAATTCAATCTTTGTTTCATCAGActagagaatcttgtttctcatggtttgagagtcctccaACCGTGCTGTCATGTGCTTTTTACTAAGGAGGGGCTTCTgcctggccactctaccataaaggtgtgGTTTGTGCtacctggatggttgatcttctgataggttctcccatctccacaaggatggtttttttttggtggttccaaacttcttccattaagaatgatggaggccactgtgctctttgggacctgtaaagctgcagcaatttttctatACCtggacacaatcctgtttctgaggtctgcagatcaCTCCTTTGACCTCATGGCTTGGAGTTCGCTATGATATGCACCGTCAACTGTGGGTccttatatattataattagggctgtcgaagttaaagcgataataatgcattaacgcgatctcaatttaacgcggttaaaaaaaatagtgccgttaacgcaaattctatacaggaaaaattgacctatacaggcagtgagtgacatgtagaattacatcacgaagacccgcattgttatgttttgtacttaaccacgaaatacaaatgacactggttatgtggagaacgagttgtctttattgcttaatccacaacttggagcatcacacttaaacataacacgccgttacccgctggtcacctgatacacatcagctcagtgacgtacaacagtggtaacgtgatacacagatcacgtaaatgatatatatatcacacgcatgataataataagctttttttctctcttaattttccctgacaagtgaaaaaccaaaatatagcaaccttaacattatgaggaagaatttcaaagatattcctttgcaatactttatcatttcaagaatatgatacagactgaccaacactaagccaaatcagcattgaaaattgactttacttttaatagccttctacaatgctggtgcttcttaaaactgaatattttcttttaaacagaagtgttatttaaatgctattaaattgttttccaacaaaatccgcccaatttggcggataaccgcccaatctggcaacactggaacgcgttattattatcgcgttaccttcgacagccctaataaaaacgtattctgatatccagttagcagtgtagggtttatatagcagcaggtagaataaggtgagaataaggtgcaaaaacaatgcaatattgtgcaaagatgcaagtaatatagtcactagtatgagttgtcagaacccagggaacaagactgtgttgattgtgaatgagtttttgtgtatgttagtgtatgtacaccgatcagccataatattaaaaccaccttaaaaaaaaaaaaaggccgattaatcgcgattaactatatgaacttctgagattaatcgcgattaaaaattttaatcgtttgacagccctaattataataTACAGGGACACACAATTGTTATTAATGAATATTATGATGTAGATTccttacagattatttattatctttacacaatcttgtaaaaaaaatgtatcttTACATTCACACAACATTGTGTAATACAGTGCGTCATgctataaataaacacactgatGGCCTACAGattaattaagataaagacTAATTACCAGAACGCAAAGTAGCTCCTTGACTTTATAAGTGATGGCCAAAGCTGAGAGATTTCAGGTTCTAATTCCTAGAACagaaattgtaaataaatacgttAGATACTTCCTCCCTTCAGATGACCAATAACATTTtgtgttatatgttatatacactgatcagccataacattaaaaccacctccttgtttttacactctgtccattttatcagctccacttaccatgtaatGTACCACTGAATGTAATTGTagaatttcaccctgttcttcaatggtcaggaccaccacagagcaggtattatttaggtggtggatcattctcagcactgcagtgacactgacatggtggtggtgtgttagtgtgtgttgtgctggtatgagtggagattttaaataccgtgtccactctattagacactcctacctacttggtccaccttgtagatgtaaagtcagacacgatcactcatctattgctgcgtttgagttgaccttcatcagtggtcacaggacgctgctcatggggcgcggttggctggatatttttggctggtggactattctcagtccagcagtgacactgaggtgtttaaaaactccactcataccagcacaacacacactaacacaccaccaccatgtcattgtcacccaaataatacctactctgtagtgtgtcctgaccattgaagaacagcataaaagcgggctaacaaagcacgcagagaaacagatggactacagtcagtaattgtagaactacaaagtgcttctatatggtaagtggagctgataaaatggacagtaa includes:
- the rnaset2l gene encoding ribonuclease T2-like — encoded protein: MQSRMMSLIWAGCVSILIGWVLTQDQPHWPTAETSLPCNWTCMLLTLQWPGSFCLGIDNKNICRIPQNIDYWTIHGLWPLHARNCCRCWPIFHSHLQELEPEISQLWPSLIKSRSYFAFWKDEWFKHGTCAACVENMGSAPHYFRTALKLRMLFEFDSLLAIAGIKPSCNVSYKYDEVHDALGPLLGDNYVLQCITDVKEREAWVQLKIFVSKNVTLGCKKEEMMQTFKSSNTTTGHPCPKNATIFYFPINYEHPKEPCS